Below is a genomic region from Flavobacterium ginsengisoli.
ATTGCGATTGGTTTAAGCCAGCAGACTATTTCGAATATTGAAGCTAGCGAAACAATTGATAAAGAAAAATTGACTGAAATAGCAAAAGCACTAGGCGTTACAATTGAAGCAATTGAAAATTTTTCGGAAGAATCTGTTTTCAATTTCTTTAATAATTTTTATGATAATAGCGCAAGTAATGGTCAAGGTGCATCTGGACCAATTTTCACTTTTAATCCTTTAGATAAAATGGTTGAACTTTACGAGCGTTTGGTTGAGGCTGAAAAAGCATTAGTTCAAGCCGAAAAAGAAAAAGTAGAATATTTAGAAAAACTGCTGAAAAAATAGTAGAAAACATAAAGATAGATATCAATTGCCTCCA
It encodes:
- a CDS encoding helix-turn-helix domain-containing protein yields the protein MSTTAKPKHIGRNISRIRELKGMKQEALAIAIGLSQQTISNIEASETIDKEKLTEIAKALGVTIEAIENFSEESVFNFFNNFYDNSASNGQGASGPIFTFNPLDKMVELYERLVEAEKALVQAEKEKVEYLEKLLKK